From the genome of Syntrophobacterales bacterium, one region includes:
- a CDS encoding sigma 54-interacting transcriptional regulator — MNAQGIYSFEELAALHAIARILAKPGELKEQITQALQEISARLGMQRGMVSLLDRETREAWLDVVYGVDIKSINVTYLPGEGITGKVAQTGRPLAIENLGKELHFLDRTGARRFLNRSELSFLCVPIIYGTQVVGVLSADKAARQVTDIEKEIAILSSVAEMLAKAVHSRAMEGENHRLRDLMGSNRLPTFDIIGRSRAMQAVFQMIAQVADANTTVLLHGETGTGKELVSRAIHNNSSRMKGQLVQVNCAAIPETLLESELFGHERGAFTGALARRRGRFEEANGGTILLDEIGELSFSAQAKLLRVLQERQFQPLGSSRLIKVDVRIIAATNRNLEQDVSLGRFRSDLFYRLNVFPIYLPSLRERGTDILLLAAHFVVKYSRETGKPAQKISPAVSDIFMAYHWPGNVRELENCIERAILVAHGATIEPEHLPPSLQSCIEEVVKKEFNRLDAAVKSEERAMIVTALRETAGNQTRAARLLGTTKRIMQYRISKLGIDYRSFRKK; from the coding sequence ATGAATGCTCAGGGCATCTACAGCTTTGAGGAACTGGCTGCGCTGCATGCAATTGCGCGAATTCTGGCAAAACCGGGGGAGCTGAAGGAACAGATCACTCAGGCCCTGCAGGAGATAAGCGCTCGTCTGGGGATGCAGCGCGGCATGGTTTCTCTCCTGGATCGCGAGACCAGGGAGGCCTGGCTGGATGTTGTTTATGGCGTTGATATCAAAAGCATAAACGTGACATACCTTCCCGGCGAAGGCATTACCGGCAAGGTTGCGCAGACAGGGAGACCACTTGCCATTGAGAATCTGGGGAAAGAACTCCATTTTCTCGACCGAACCGGCGCCCGCCGTTTTTTAAACCGCTCAGAGCTGTCATTCCTCTGTGTCCCGATAATCTACGGGACTCAGGTCGTGGGGGTGTTGTCGGCGGACAAGGCAGCCAGGCAAGTTACTGATATAGAAAAGGAAATAGCTATTCTCTCCTCAGTAGCCGAAATGCTTGCCAAGGCAGTTCACAGCAGGGCCATGGAAGGGGAAAACCACCGCCTGCGCGATCTAATGGGCAGCAACCGTCTTCCCACTTTTGACATTATCGGTCGTTCCCGGGCCATGCAGGCCGTTTTTCAAATGATCGCCCAAGTAGCCGATGCCAATACAACCGTGCTGCTCCACGGTGAAACCGGAACCGGTAAGGAACTGGTCTCCCGGGCAATCCATAACAACAGTTCCCGCATGAAGGGGCAGCTTGTGCAGGTGAACTGTGCTGCAATTCCGGAGACACTGCTCGAAAGCGAACTGTTCGGGCATGAAAGAGGGGCCTTTACCGGCGCCCTGGCGAGGCGCAGGGGGCGTTTTGAAGAAGCCAATGGGGGAACGATTTTACTCGATGAAATAGGCGAACTCTCCTTTTCCGCCCAGGCCAAGCTGCTGCGGGTCCTGCAGGAAAGGCAGTTCCAGCCGCTGGGCTCTTCCCGCCTGATCAAAGTTGATGTGCGGATCATCGCGGCGACCAACCGCAATCTGGAGCAGGATGTTTCTCTGGGCCGTTTCCGCTCCGATCTTTTTTACCGGTTAAACGTCTTTCCCATCTACCTGCCGTCGCTGCGCGAACGGGGGACAGACATCCTGCTTTTGGCCGCTCACTTTGTCGTTAAATATTCAAGAGAAACAGGAAAACCGGCGCAGAAAATTTCCCCGGCTGTATCTGATATTTTTATGGCCTATCATTGGCCGGGCAATGTCCGGGAACTGGAAAACTGCATAGAGCGGGCCATTCTTGTCGCGCACGGAGCAACCATTGAACCGGAACATCTGCCCCCGTCCCTGCAAAGTTGCATTGAAGAGGTCGTCAAAAAGGAGTTCAACAGGCTCGACGCGGCAGTAAAATCAGAGGAAAGAGCCATGATTGTCACCGCCCTGCGGGAAACGGCGGGGAATCAAACCCGGGCTGCCAGGTTGCTGGGAACGACAAAACGGATCATGCAATACCGGATCAGTAAACTGGGCATAGATTACCGCTCCTTCCGCAAGAAATGA
- a CDS encoding 4Fe-4S binding protein, whose protein sequence is MAKPKLKRHVINRNWCKGCGICVHFCPKKVLELDDQEKAIAARPTDCIACKLCELRCPDLAIVVETEQE, encoded by the coding sequence ATGGCGAAACCAAAACTTAAACGTCATGTGATCAACCGGAACTGGTGCAAGGGATGTGGAATCTGCGTCCATTTTTGCCCCAAAAAGGTTCTGGAACTGGATGACCAGGAAAAAGCGATTGCCGCGAGACCAACGGATTGCATAGCTTGCAAGCTTTGCGAGCTGAGGTGCCCGGATCTGGCAATTGTGGTCGAAACGGAGCAGGAGTGA
- a CDS encoding 2-oxoacid:ferredoxin oxidoreductase subunit beta: protein MSTREYIRERFFPHLWCPGCGHGIILNGLLHAVENIGLKKNDIVMVSGIGCSSRISGYLDFHTLHTIHGRALAFAAGVKMSRPELTLLVPMGDGDALSIGGNHFIHACRRNIDMTAIVMNNRVYGMTGGQYSPLSGYGTYATTAPYMNIDPDFDVVAMAVASGASFVARSTTYHIKQLTDVLEAAILHKGFSVVEVMSQCPTYFGRKNKEGSASEMMERFKTRTTPIGSREKLADSSLIERGIFVNREAPEYCDEYHNIIERATKGK, encoded by the coding sequence ATGAGCACAAGGGAGTACATCCGCGAACGGTTCTTCCCCCACCTCTGGTGTCCGGGATGCGGGCATGGCATTATTTTGAACGGCCTGCTTCATGCCGTTGAGAATATCGGACTCAAAAAAAACGACATCGTGATGGTATCGGGAATTGGCTGTTCCTCGCGCATCTCGGGATATCTCGATTTTCATACGCTGCACACAATCCACGGCCGGGCGCTGGCGTTTGCCGCCGGCGTCAAGATGAGCCGTCCGGAGCTGACGCTGCTGGTGCCGATGGGAGATGGGGATGCCCTTTCCATCGGGGGCAATCATTTCATCCATGCCTGTCGCAGAAACATCGACATGACGGCTATCGTCATGAACAATCGTGTTTACGGAATGACCGGCGGGCAGTACTCGCCCCTGTCCGGATACGGCACCTACGCGACAACCGCTCCCTATATGAACATCGATCCGGATTTCGATGTCGTGGCTATGGCCGTTGCGTCCGGGGCGTCCTTTGTGGCCCGTTCCACAACCTACCATATAAAGCAATTGACTGATGTGCTGGAAGCGGCAATTCTCCACAAGGGATTCTCGGTCGTTGAAGTCATGAGCCAATGTCCCACGTACTTTGGCAGAAAGAACAAAGAGGGCAGCGCCTCCGAGATGATGGAGAGGTTCAAAACACGCACGACCCCCATCGGGTCCCGGGAAAAGCTGGCGGATTCCTCGCTGATCGAACGGGGAATTTTCGTCAACAGAGAGGCGCCTGAGTACTGTGATGAATATCACAACATCATCGAACGGGCGACAAAGGGTAAGTAA
- a CDS encoding 2-oxoacid:acceptor oxidoreductase family protein → MERCRMVFSGSGGQGVITAAIILAEAAVLYENLIAVQAQSYGPEARGGATRSDVIIADSPIYFPKVTQPNVLVCLTQQAYAGFSSIIRPGGLLLTDARYVKTEKKVEARQLNLPMYDTVMEKIGKPIVFNIFMLGTLIGLTRLVRPESIIKVLEKQIPPGFLAMNQQALDLGLKLGEEFR, encoded by the coding sequence ATGGAACGATGCAGAATGGTTTTTTCCGGTTCCGGCGGGCAGGGGGTGATCACCGCGGCGATCATTCTGGCGGAAGCTGCCGTGCTTTATGAAAACCTGATTGCGGTGCAGGCTCAATCTTACGGCCCGGAAGCGCGGGGAGGCGCCACCCGCTCCGACGTCATCATCGCCGATTCGCCGATCTACTTTCCGAAGGTGACCCAGCCCAATGTTCTGGTTTGTCTTACCCAGCAGGCATACGCCGGTTTCTCATCGATAATCCGTCCGGGGGGGCTGCTTCTTACCGATGCCCGCTACGTAAAAACGGAGAAGAAGGTGGAGGCGCGGCAGCTCAATCTGCCCATGTACGATACGGTTATGGAAAAGATCGGCAAACCCATCGTCTTTAACATCTTTATGCTCGGCACGCTTATAGGGCTTACGCGCCTGGTGCGTCCTGAATCCATCATCAAGGTGCTGGAAAAACAGATACCGCCAGGTTTTTTGGCGATGAATCAGCAGGCCTTGGATCTTGGACTTAAACTCGGCGAGGAATTCCGGTAA
- the sucD gene encoding succinate--CoA ligase subunit alpha: MAILLDEKSRIVIQGITGSEGSFHTREAVKMGTRIVAGVTPGKGGAELDGIPVYECVAEAVKGHGANVSAIYTPAAFTPDAVFEAIEAGIELIVCMTEGIPVLEMVRVKQALKGSGARMIGPNCPGITTPGVGKVGFMPNFIHKRGNVGVVSRSGTLTYEVIWQLTNLGIGQSTSVGIGGDPIVGSGFTDILSLFEHDPQTEAIVMIGEIGGTAEEEAAEFITSQVKKPVVSFIAGRTAPPGRRMGHAGAIISGGKGTAADKFKALENAGVIVEKNPAELGQRMAEILKKK, encoded by the coding sequence ATGGCCATATTGCTGGATGAAAAGTCACGGATTGTAATTCAGGGGATCACCGGCTCCGAAGGGAGCTTTCACACCCGGGAAGCGGTGAAGATGGGAACGAGGATTGTTGCCGGCGTTACTCCGGGCAAAGGGGGTGCTGAATTGGACGGCATTCCCGTTTATGAGTGCGTGGCGGAGGCCGTTAAAGGGCATGGAGCCAATGTTTCCGCAATCTACACGCCGGCGGCCTTTACCCCGGATGCCGTCTTCGAGGCTATTGAAGCGGGTATTGAGCTTATAGTCTGCATGACGGAGGGAATTCCCGTCCTCGAGATGGTTCGAGTAAAACAGGCGCTGAAGGGGTCCGGGGCCAGAATGATCGGCCCGAACTGCCCGGGAATCACAACCCCGGGCGTAGGCAAGGTCGGCTTCATGCCGAACTTTATCCATAAACGGGGAAACGTCGGAGTTGTCTCGCGCAGCGGTACCCTCACCTACGAGGTGATCTGGCAGTTGACGAATCTGGGGATAGGCCAGTCAACCTCGGTAGGAATAGGCGGAGACCCGATTGTCGGCTCAGGCTTTACGGATATCCTGTCCCTGTTCGAACATGATCCGCAAACAGAGGCTATTGTCATGATTGGCGAGATCGGTGGCACGGCGGAAGAAGAGGCGGCGGAGTTCATCACCTCGCAGGTGAAAAAACCGGTCGTTTCCTTTATTGCCGGCAGAACCGCCCCGCCGGGACGGCGGATGGGGCATGCCGGGGCGATCATCTCCGGCGGAAAAGGAACAGCCGCCGATAAATTCAAGGCCCTCGAAAATGCCGGCGTTATCGTGGAGAAAAATCCCGCCGAGCTGGGTCAGCGAATGGCGGAGATTCTCAAAAAAAAATAG
- a CDS encoding FAD-dependent oxidoreductase — MPDEIKTERGFISIDANYQTSAPGVYAVGDAARLGLLTDAIGSGRKAAVAIDDMLRGREERHTIRFRRSRLNG; from the coding sequence CTGCCGGACGAGATAAAAACAGAACGGGGTTTTATCTCGATCGATGCCAACTATCAAACCTCCGCACCCGGCGTCTATGCGGTGGGAGATGCCGCGCGTCTGGGCCTTCTGACCGATGCGATCGGTTCCGGCCGCAAGGCGGCGGTGGCGATTGACGACATGCTGCGGGGTCGGGAAGAGAGACATACGATCAGATTCCGACGATCACGGTTGAACGGGTAA
- a CDS encoding 4Fe-4S dicluster domain-containing protein, with product MCETACPQTAISRKEGEDGRFEYVVEDSLCIGCGTCAGVCPTGVWNLVANVPLE from the coding sequence ATGTGTGAGACGGCCTGCCCGCAGACCGCGATTTCCCGTAAGGAAGGAGAAGATGGACGTTTTGAATATGTCGTTGAGGACAGTCTCTGCATCGGTTGCGGAACCTGTGCGGGCGTCTGTCCGACGGGTGTATGGAATCTTGTCGCCAATGTTCCGCTGGAATAG
- a CDS encoding 2-oxoacid:acceptor oxidoreductase subunit alpha, giving the protein MGGQVKFVQGNEACVEGALYAGLGFFAGYPITPSTEIAELLSARLPQKCGIFMQMEDEIASICAIIGASLTGNKAMTATSGPGFSLMQEALGFAVMAEIPCVIVDVQRGGPSTGLPTKLSQGDVNQARWGIHGDHAIVAMTASNHQDVFSITVDAFNFAETYRTPVILLFDEVIGHMRERLEIPPPGKLPLVERLKTSLPDGVDYHPYLPREDGRLPMSDFGGVHRYNVTGLFHDMWGFPSEDPKVVYGLMRHLTDKIEHHVDDLTRYREYYTEDAETLLISYGSSARSALHVVMNRRQRGERLGLLELQTLWPFPAALVREKAQNARYVVVVEMNMGQVLQSVKSAVERPDKVSLANQVDGTLITPTSILNILRIIQGRGV; this is encoded by the coding sequence ATGGGCGGACAAGTGAAATTTGTGCAGGGCAATGAGGCTTGTGTTGAGGGCGCCCTTTACGCCGGACTTGGTTTTTTTGCCGGTTACCCGATCACCCCCTCCACCGAGATCGCGGAACTGCTGTCGGCGCGTCTGCCGCAAAAATGCGGGATCTTCATGCAGATGGAGGACGAAATCGCCTCGATCTGCGCGATTATCGGCGCGTCCCTGACCGGCAACAAGGCGATGACGGCGACAAGCGGCCCCGGGTTTTCACTGATGCAGGAGGCATTGGGGTTCGCGGTCATGGCGGAGATTCCCTGCGTGATAGTCGATGTCCAGCGTGGTGGTCCTTCGACAGGATTACCGACCAAACTCAGTCAGGGAGACGTCAATCAGGCCCGTTGGGGCATCCACGGGGATCACGCCATTGTAGCCATGACAGCCTCCAACCATCAGGACGTCTTTTCGATTACAGTTGACGCGTTCAACTTTGCGGAAACTTATCGCACCCCGGTTATTCTGCTGTTCGACGAAGTGATCGGGCATATGCGGGAGCGTCTCGAGATTCCCCCTCCCGGCAAGTTGCCGCTTGTGGAAAGATTGAAGACGTCCCTCCCTGACGGGGTTGACTACCACCCCTATCTCCCCCGCGAGGACGGCAGGCTCCCTATGTCCGATTTCGGGGGCGTGCATCGCTATAATGTCACCGGGCTTTTTCACGACATGTGGGGCTTTCCCTCCGAAGACCCCAAGGTAGTTTACGGATTGATGCGCCACCTGACGGACAAAATCGAACATCATGTCGATGATCTGACAAGGTACCGTGAATACTATACCGAAGACGCGGAGACGCTCTTGATTTCCTATGGCTCATCGGCCCGTTCCGCATTGCACGTGGTTATGAACCGCCGTCAACGCGGAGAGAGGCTTGGCTTGCTGGAACTTCAGACCCTGTGGCCGTTTCCCGCCGCGCTGGTAAGGGAAAAGGCGCAAAATGCCCGATATGTGGTGGTCGTGGAGATGAACATGGGGCAGGTTCTCCAGTCCGTCAAGTCGGCGGTGGAAAGGCCGGATAAGGTCTCTCTGGCCAACCAGGTGGACGGAACCCTGATTACCCCGACTTCGATCTTGAATATTCTCCGAATAATCCAGGGAAGAGGAGTGTAG
- the sucC gene encoding ADP-forming succinate--CoA ligase subunit beta, which produces MKIHEYQAKELLREYGIPVSRGGSAATPEEARRAAGELSGKVVIKAQIHSGGRGKGGGVRLAASPEEAFAVSEKIIGMQLVTHQTGPEGKKVRRVLVEEASEVQRELYLSLLVDRSQKRECVVLMASEAGGMEIEKVAADSPEKIVSCALHPVVGFSPFQARKLAAALHLNAEQRQTFTEIVRNLYRLFLDKDCSLLEINPLAIIADGRLLALDAKLDFDDDGLYRHPEIKGLRDQDEEAPLEVAAKNASVNYIKLEGNVGCMVNGAGLAMTTMDMIKMAGGEPANFLDVGGGASPEQIQKAFTILTADPHVKCILVNIFGGILRCDRVSAGLIQAARNIELKLPLVVRLQGTNVAEGRKMLAESGLRFTVAEGLYEAARQAVALVP; this is translated from the coding sequence ATGAAGATCCACGAGTATCAGGCAAAGGAACTCCTTCGGGAATACGGGATTCCCGTTTCCCGCGGCGGCTCGGCTGCCACCCCGGAAGAGGCACGCCGCGCGGCTGGGGAATTATCGGGAAAAGTCGTAATAAAGGCGCAGATTCACTCCGGGGGTAGGGGCAAGGGGGGCGGGGTCAGACTCGCTGCTTCACCGGAAGAGGCGTTTGCCGTCTCCGAAAAGATCATCGGGATGCAGCTTGTCACCCATCAGACCGGCCCGGAAGGGAAGAAGGTGCGCCGCGTACTGGTGGAGGAGGCGTCGGAGGTGCAAAGGGAATTATACCTGAGCCTGCTGGTGGATCGCTCGCAAAAAAGGGAATGCGTTGTCTTGATGGCGTCGGAGGCGGGCGGCATGGAGATAGAAAAGGTGGCTGCCGACTCTCCCGAGAAGATCGTTTCCTGCGCACTCCACCCGGTTGTGGGATTCAGCCCCTTCCAGGCGCGCAAACTGGCCGCGGCTCTTCATTTAAACGCCGAACAGCGCCAAACATTTACCGAGATTGTCCGCAACCTCTACCGGCTGTTTTTGGACAAGGATTGTTCCCTTTTAGAGATAAACCCGCTGGCCATTATCGCAGACGGCAGGCTCCTCGCCCTCGATGCCAAGCTTGATTTCGACGATGACGGACTCTACCGCCATCCGGAAATAAAGGGGCTGCGGGATCAGGACGAAGAGGCCCCCCTGGAGGTAGCGGCAAAAAATGCCTCGGTAAACTATATAAAATTAGAGGGTAACGTCGGCTGCATGGTCAATGGGGCGGGGCTTGCGATGACGACGATGGACATGATCAAGATGGCGGGTGGGGAACCGGCCAACTTCCTCGACGTCGGCGGTGGCGCATCGCCGGAGCAGATTCAAAAGGCCTTCACAATCCTGACCGCCGATCCCCATGTAAAGTGCATCCTCGTAAACATCTTTGGCGGCATCCTTCGGTGCGACAGGGTTTCCGCCGGGCTGATCCAGGCCGCTCGCAATATCGAGCTTAAGCTGCCGCTGGTGGTGAGGCTCCAGGGGACGAATGTTGCCGAAGGCAGAAAGATGCTCGCTGAATCGGGGCTTCGGTTCACGGTGGCAGAAGGTCTTTACGAGGCGGCCCGGCAGGCTGTCGCTCTGGTGCCGTAA